In one window of Oncorhynchus kisutch isolate 150728-3 linkage group LG16, Okis_V2, whole genome shotgun sequence DNA:
- the b4gat1 gene encoding beta-1,4-glucuronyltransferase 1, with protein sequence MHLSKKCSAFKVVLGALVLVALLQMIYLSFLSKLHGKQQRYRYSELFGTSGKKNANPEKNSRKERLRYSLSTGGIFDPTGQYRVYKNLIKSDFSTNQKPGADANSHFLALATHTSINNLHHLNSLVERWQNPLSVAIFAHGQDVKFATALVYALTIFCPQIQALVDFHLVCHSGQMASFPEQDREHFTGLEDCAAVFARLETHRDKYQNYAIGGNGNVSYPNNLLRNVARGGTEANYILVIDIDMAPSAELHQQFLALVMRREPATDEVFVLPAFEIRHVRKMPATKSELVQLYQVGEVRPFYEELCPRCQAPTNYSQWVNRHSQGLGPLDVAYTLSWVDPWEPFYIGHRTVPLYDENFRQYGFNRISQACELHVAGYRFSVLNAAFVVHKGFKVQGEFHSRKDEENRRNRLLFRSFKEGLKTKYPSSPRRC encoded by the exons ATGCATTTATCTAAGAAATGTTCCGCGTTCAAAGTGGTGCTCGGCGCTCTGGTGCTCGTGGCACTCTTACAAATGATCTACCTCTCCTTCCTATCGAAACTGCACGGTAAGCAGCAGCGCTACCGATACTCAGAGCTCTTCGGGACCTCTGGCAAGAAAAATGCCAACCCGGAGAAAAACTCACGGAAAGAGCGTCTCAGGTACTCTCTGTCCACAGGGGGTATCTTTGATCCCACCGGACAATACCGCGTGTACAAGAACTTGATAAAAAGCGATTTCTCTACCAATCAGAAACCAGGAGCGGATGCCAACTCTCACTTCTTGGCCTTAGCAACGCACACATCCATCAACAACTTGCACCACCTGAATTCTTTAGTGGAAAGGTGGCAAAACCCTCTCTCTGTGGCCATATTCGCTCATGGTCAAGATGTCAAGTTTGCCACAGCCCTGGTCTACGCCCTCACCATCTTCTGCCCTCAGATCCAGGCCTTGGTGGACTTTCACTTGGTGTGCCACTCTGGGCAGATGGCCAGTTTCCCAGAGCAGGACCGGGAGCATTTCACCGGGCTTGAGGACTGTGCCGCTGTGTTTGCCAGGCTCGAGACGCACCGAGACAAATACCAGAACTACGCCATCGGTGGAAATGGAAACGTCTCCTACCCGAATAATCTCCTTCGGAACGTTGCCCGTGGCGGCACGGAAGCCAACTACATCCTGGTCATCGACATCGACATGGCGCCCAGTGCTGAACTCCACCAGCAGTTTCTGGCACTGGTCATGAGACGTGAACCCGCCACGGACGAGGTCTTCGTGCTGCCCGCCTTCGAGATCCGCCACGTACGCAAGATGCCTGCCACCAAGTCGGAGCTGGTGCAGCTGTATCAGGTGGGCGAGGTGAGGCCCTTCTACGAGGAGCTATGCCCGCGGTGCCAGGCCCCCACAAACTACTCTCAGTGGGTGAACAGACACAGTCAGGGTTTGGGCCCCCTGGATGTGGCCTATACATTATCCTGGGTGGACCCCTGGGAGCCCTTCTACATTGGGCACCGCACCGTGCCCTTGTATGACGAGAACTTCAGGCAGTACGGCTTCAACCGCATCAGCCAG gCCTGTGAGCTCCATGTGGCAGGCTACAGGTTCTCCGTGCTGAACGCTGCCTTCGTGGTGCACAAAGGGTTCAAAGTTCAGGGCGAGTTCCACAGCAGGAAAGACGAGGAGAACCGAAGGAACCGCCTGCTCTTCCGCAGCTTCAAGGAGGGCCTGAAGACCAAGTACCCCTCCTCCCCTCGACGCTGCTGA